The Streptomyces sp. NL15-2K genome contains a region encoding:
- a CDS encoding ABC transporter permease, giving the protein MSVLDSTTTILASGVRLTVPLAFAACGEYVAERAGTMNISVEAMMLGAAFTSIATASATGSATVGLAAGVVTGLVLGFVHGNFSHRAQINTFVVGLVLNALVLGLTSYLITTNEFVSHQVHMLSIPLLQDIPLIGKPLFSERWPAFLLLALIPLTWWLVERSRWGLELRAVGENPQAADVTGIKVNMRRRQALLWCGALAGLGGAYLAVGEVGSFNQNMTAGRGYIVIAAVIFGAWRLGRTMLGCLVFGLSDAMRLALPALGVTLNAQLLVAAPYLLALLAMLLFTTQHREPAALGRPFERGST; this is encoded by the coding sequence GTGAGCGTTCTGGACAGCACCACCACCATTCTCGCCAGCGGTGTCCGGCTGACCGTGCCACTGGCGTTCGCCGCCTGCGGTGAGTACGTGGCCGAGCGCGCCGGCACGATGAACATCTCCGTCGAGGCGATGATGCTCGGCGCCGCGTTCACCTCGATCGCCACCGCGAGCGCGACCGGCAGCGCCACGGTCGGCCTCGCGGCCGGTGTCGTGACCGGCCTCGTCCTCGGCTTCGTGCACGGCAACTTCTCCCACCGGGCGCAGATCAACACCTTCGTCGTCGGCCTGGTGCTGAACGCGCTGGTCCTCGGGCTGACGAGCTACCTGATCACGACGAACGAGTTCGTCTCGCACCAGGTCCACATGTTGTCGATCCCGCTGCTGCAGGACATCCCGCTGATCGGCAAACCGCTGTTCTCCGAACGCTGGCCCGCCTTCCTGCTGCTCGCGCTGATACCACTCACCTGGTGGCTGGTCGAGCGCAGCCGCTGGGGCCTGGAACTGCGGGCGGTGGGGGAGAACCCCCAGGCCGCCGACGTCACGGGCATCAAGGTGAACATGCGGCGCCGGCAGGCTCTGCTGTGGTGCGGCGCACTGGCCGGTCTCGGTGGCGCGTATCTCGCGGTCGGCGAGGTCGGATCGTTCAACCAGAACATGACCGCCGGGCGCGGATACATCGTCATCGCGGCGGTGATCTTCGGGGCGTGGCGGCTCGGCCGGACCATGCTCGGCTGCCTGGTCTTCGGCCTCTCCGACGCGATGCGCCTGGCGCTCCCGGCGCTCGGCGTCACCCTCAACGCCCAGCTGCTCGTCGCGGCCCCGTACCTGCTCGCGCTCCTGGCCATGCTCCTGTTCACCACCCAGCACCGGGAACCCGCCGCCCTCGGCCGCCCCTTCGAGCGCGGGTCGACGTGA
- a CDS encoding ABC transporter permease → MSAAPLTKLTSGDDLARRFLARLRPGRDGWMTAGLTAVLIAVAAGASALLLLLTGGSPRASADAIWTGSLADATGWTTTLLNAAPLLLVAVGACVCASAGTFNIGQEGQVLIGGLAGAWVGLRLAMPGPMLVVVVLLAAAAGGGAWAALSAVMLRLRGVNVPVSTLLMTFLAIQLVTFAVSTPWFLQESAQGSSGIADAASNQLPAGARLGGFGQYPSVQWNTGLFIALVAAVGVAVVLTRSRWGFRVRMIGLNPLTAKHTGVRVAALGGFTLALSGAFAGLAGGLLLVSPVGTNRLQAGLSDNFGWDGLLVALVARNRPLVAIPVSLVFAVLRAGGDFLSATGVPYYLVDVVKALLVLAFVAPPVLIDLYSRRRGATPQAAPDLSVVPTKVKAAA, encoded by the coding sequence ATGAGTGCCGCCCCGCTGACGAAGCTGACGAGTGGGGACGACCTCGCCCGGCGCTTTCTCGCCCGGCTCCGGCCCGGGCGCGATGGCTGGATGACGGCCGGCCTGACCGCCGTACTGATCGCCGTCGCCGCGGGAGCCTCCGCGCTGCTGCTCCTGCTGACCGGTGGCTCGCCGCGTGCTTCGGCGGACGCGATATGGACCGGGAGTCTGGCCGACGCCACAGGATGGACGACGACGCTGCTCAACGCGGCGCCGTTGCTGCTGGTCGCGGTCGGCGCGTGCGTCTGCGCGTCGGCCGGCACCTTCAACATCGGCCAGGAGGGGCAGGTCCTCATCGGCGGCCTGGCCGGAGCCTGGGTCGGGCTGCGGCTGGCCATGCCCGGCCCGATGCTGGTCGTCGTGGTGCTCCTCGCCGCGGCCGCCGGCGGTGGCGCCTGGGCCGCGCTCAGCGCGGTGATGCTCCGCCTGCGCGGTGTCAACGTTCCGGTGAGCACCCTGCTGATGACGTTCCTCGCCATCCAGCTCGTCACCTTCGCGGTCAGCACCCCCTGGTTCCTGCAGGAGAGCGCGCAGGGCTCCTCGGGCATCGCCGACGCGGCGTCCAACCAGCTGCCGGCAGGCGCCCGGCTCGGCGGCTTCGGACAGTACCCGTCGGTGCAGTGGAACACCGGCCTGTTCATCGCCCTCGTCGCCGCGGTCGGCGTCGCGGTGGTCCTCACCCGCAGCCGCTGGGGCTTCCGGGTGCGCATGATCGGACTGAATCCGCTGACCGCCAAGCACACCGGTGTCCGGGTGGCCGCACTGGGCGGCTTCACCCTCGCCCTGTCCGGCGCCTTCGCCGGACTGGCCGGCGGGCTGCTGCTGGTCAGCCCGGTCGGTACCAACCGGCTGCAGGCCGGGCTCTCGGACAACTTCGGCTGGGACGGCCTGCTCGTCGCGCTCGTCGCACGCAACCGGCCCCTGGTCGCGATCCCGGTCTCGCTGGTGTTCGCCGTGCTGCGTGCGGGCGGCGATTTCCTCTCGGCCACGGGCGTGCCGTACTACCTCGTCGATGTCGTCAAGGCGCTGCTGGTCCTCGCGTTCGTCGCGCCGCCCGTCCTCATCGATCTCTACAGCAGGCGTCGCGGTGCCACACCGCAGGCGGCGCCCGACCTGTCCGTCGTCCCGACCAAGGTGAAGGCAGCCGCGTGA
- a CDS encoding ABC transporter ATP-binding protein encodes MTPTTSAARILELRGITKSYGSVTACDAVDLTVDAGEIHGLLGENGAGKSSLMKVLLGLIRRDAGTVLVRGEQVALDSPQEAAELGIGMVHQHFSLISGLTVWENVALGDTGTVDKQAICADIAEVAERYRLPVDPEARVDALSAGERQRVEVVKCLRRNPQILILDEPTSVLTQAESEELFAVLGRVVQEEGRAVILISHKLAEIVQATDRVTVLRKGRVAFRAVTAETTAPELARQMVGRDVSLREEGAALGLLPVTTTRTGRGGAHDRPPPVLRLDQLTVEKGGVKVLQGVDLTVGAGEICALYGVEGSGQAALGEVLAGLLAPTAGTVEVAGSPVDLSRPGVLGKAGLGIVPEDRHQSGVVLDMSVTENLTMKSLDRLSGRFLLRRRAMHAEARRLADEFNIVTPSLDAPVRSLSGGNQQRVVLARELSGHTSVLVAAQPTHGLDVGAIEDMYARLRQAAADGVGVLLISTELEEVMALATWIAVISSGRITGALPVSEATPERLGMLVGGEAA; translated from the coding sequence ATGACACCGACGACCTCAGCGGCTCGGATCCTCGAGCTGCGCGGCATCACCAAGTCCTACGGGTCCGTCACGGCCTGCGACGCCGTGGACCTCACCGTCGACGCCGGCGAGATCCACGGTCTCCTGGGCGAGAACGGGGCGGGCAAGTCCAGTCTCATGAAGGTCCTGCTCGGGCTGATCCGGCGCGACGCCGGCACCGTGCTGGTGCGCGGGGAACAGGTCGCGCTGGACAGCCCGCAGGAAGCGGCCGAGCTGGGCATCGGCATGGTGCACCAGCATTTCAGCCTCATCAGCGGGCTCACCGTGTGGGAGAACGTCGCGCTCGGCGACACCGGCACAGTGGACAAGCAGGCCATCTGCGCCGACATCGCCGAGGTCGCCGAGCGTTACCGGCTGCCGGTCGACCCCGAGGCGCGCGTCGACGCGCTCTCGGCGGGCGAGCGGCAGCGCGTCGAGGTGGTCAAGTGCCTGCGGCGCAACCCCCAGATCCTGATCCTGGACGAGCCCACCTCGGTGCTGACCCAGGCCGAGTCGGAGGAGTTGTTCGCCGTGCTCGGCCGGGTGGTCCAGGAGGAGGGCCGCGCGGTCATCCTCATCAGCCACAAGCTCGCCGAGATCGTGCAGGCCACGGACCGGGTGACGGTCCTGCGCAAGGGCCGTGTCGCCTTCCGGGCGGTCACCGCCGAGACCACCGCACCGGAACTGGCCCGCCAGATGGTGGGCCGTGACGTGTCGCTGCGCGAGGAGGGAGCCGCCCTCGGCCTGCTGCCGGTCACCACGACCCGCACGGGCCGGGGCGGGGCGCACGACCGGCCCCCGCCCGTCCTGCGCCTGGACCAGCTCACCGTCGAAAAAGGCGGGGTGAAGGTTCTCCAAGGAGTCGACCTGACCGTCGGGGCGGGCGAGATCTGCGCCCTGTACGGCGTCGAGGGCAGCGGCCAGGCGGCGCTCGGCGAGGTCCTGGCCGGGCTTCTCGCGCCGACCGCCGGCACCGTCGAGGTCGCCGGGAGCCCGGTCGACCTGAGTCGGCCCGGCGTGCTCGGGAAGGCCGGTCTGGGCATCGTGCCGGAGGACCGGCACCAAAGCGGCGTCGTCCTGGACATGAGCGTCACCGAAAACCTGACGATGAAGTCGCTCGACAGGCTCAGCGGCCGGTTCCTGCTGCGCCGGCGGGCGATGCACGCCGAGGCCCGTCGCCTCGCCGACGAGTTCAACATCGTCACCCCCTCACTCGACGCACCAGTGCGCAGCCTGTCCGGAGGCAACCAGCAGCGCGTCGTGCTCGCCCGGGAACTGTCCGGTCACACCAGCGTCCTGGTCGCCGCGCAGCCCACCCACGGGCTGGACGTCGGCGCCATCGAGGACATGTACGCCCGGCTGCGCCAGGCGGCCGCCGACGGCGTCGGAGTGCTGCTCATCTCCACCGAACTCGAGGAAGTCATGGCCCTTGCAACCTGGATCGCGGTGATCTCGTCCGGGCGGATCACCGGAGCACTCCCCGTCTCGGAGGCGACCCCCGAGCGACTGGGCATGCTGGTCGGCGGTGAGGCCGCATGA
- a CDS encoding BMP family ABC transporter substrate-binding protein, with the protein MTARSSLRRCRAPLGLALALTGALVLSGCASNEATAAKTTPEASGSGGSGLNEPDVNGDGKVVIGVLSPGDINDHGYYESFVDSADAFAKEKGWKVIKRGSVPASDALTAARALCQQHVDMVALAASELKAAIPASEEPVCAKTAWYVPSSANLDQTPRILLSSDNPNQSMLAAGYAAGLKMKAAGYTKAGFVTGIKADFSVLGAKAFLAGIREVVPKATLVSTYTGDFNDSAKAKEAIQAQISQGAKVIYPYLGGATDAAAQVANASGVLTLTPGTDRCDSTSPKFDISVIFSPGDYFRAALENFAKDDLKMGTTRVWQLGVDRFPTVKICKGQGDEDQQLAEFMKKIGSKAIDPEAEVKRLG; encoded by the coding sequence ATGACCGCAAGAAGCTCGCTTCGGCGTTGTCGGGCCCCGCTCGGCCTCGCCCTCGCCCTCACCGGAGCCCTCGTGCTCTCCGGCTGCGCCAGCAACGAGGCGACGGCAGCCAAGACGACCCCCGAGGCGAGCGGCAGCGGCGGCTCGGGTCTCAACGAGCCCGACGTCAACGGCGACGGCAAGGTCGTCATCGGTGTCCTCAGCCCCGGCGACATCAACGACCACGGCTACTACGAGAGCTTCGTCGACTCGGCCGACGCTTTCGCCAAGGAAAAGGGCTGGAAGGTCATCAAGCGCGGCAGCGTGCCCGCGAGCGACGCGCTCACCGCGGCACGCGCGCTGTGCCAGCAGCACGTCGACATGGTCGCCCTCGCCGCCAGCGAGCTCAAGGCCGCCATCCCGGCCTCCGAGGAGCCGGTCTGCGCCAAGACCGCCTGGTACGTGCCGTCGTCGGCGAACCTCGACCAGACCCCGCGGATCCTGCTGTCCTCCGACAACCCCAACCAGTCGATGCTCGCCGCAGGCTACGCCGCGGGCCTGAAGATGAAGGCGGCCGGCTACACCAAGGCCGGGTTCGTCACCGGCATCAAGGCCGACTTCAGTGTCCTGGGAGCCAAGGCCTTCCTGGCCGGGATCCGGGAGGTCGTCCCCAAGGCCACCCTGGTGAGCACCTACACCGGTGACTTCAACGACTCGGCGAAGGCCAAGGAGGCCATCCAGGCCCAGATCAGCCAGGGTGCCAAGGTCATCTACCCCTACCTCGGGGGCGCGACCGACGCCGCGGCGCAGGTGGCGAACGCCAGCGGCGTGCTGACCCTCACCCCGGGCACCGACCGGTGCGACTCGACCAGCCCGAAGTTCGACATCTCGGTGATCTTCAGCCCGGGTGACTACTTCCGCGCCGCGCTGGAGAACTTCGCCAAGGACGACCTGAAGATGGGCACGACGCGCGTGTGGCAGCTGGGTGTCGATCGCTTCCCGACCGTCAAGATCTGCAAGGGCCAGGGCGACGAGGACCAGCAGCTGGCGGAGTTCATGAAGAAGATCGGCAGCAAGGCGATCGACCCGGAGGCCGAGGTCAAGCGCCTCGGCTGA
- a CDS encoding flavin reductase family protein, whose amino-acid sequence MNVIDMSGRTPAQKQGLLSQLVVPRPIAMITTLDPDGGINVAPYSYYMPVSGEPPLIAVTIGAQREATPEPKDTWLNIERTGEFVVNVTTAEIAEHIEAVAREYPRGVSEMDVADWRPVPSEVVDTPSLADSPAHLECRVHEVIDRGDHSSCFSGVHIVLAEVVCITTDDSVMSAPGRIDPTQVRAVGRMGFPYFVAAGADSLFHQERVAYAALGRADTSAD is encoded by the coding sequence TTGAACGTCATCGACATGTCCGGCCGCACCCCGGCCCAGAAACAGGGCCTGCTCTCGCAACTGGTGGTACCGCGGCCGATCGCGATGATCACCACGCTCGACCCGGACGGGGGGATCAACGTCGCGCCGTACAGCTACTACATGCCGGTCAGCGGCGAACCGCCGCTGATCGCCGTCACCATCGGCGCCCAGCGGGAGGCCACCCCGGAGCCGAAGGACACCTGGCTCAACATCGAGCGCACGGGCGAGTTCGTCGTCAACGTCACCACCGCGGAGATCGCCGAGCACATCGAGGCGGTGGCCCGCGAGTACCCCCGCGGCGTCAGCGAGATGGACGTCGCCGACTGGCGACCGGTGCCCTCAGAGGTCGTCGACACGCCGTCGCTGGCCGACAGCCCCGCGCACCTGGAGTGCCGGGTGCACGAGGTGATCGACCGCGGCGACCACTCTTCCTGCTTCTCGGGTGTGCACATCGTGCTCGCCGAGGTCGTCTGCATCACCACCGACGACTCGGTCATGTCAGCCCCGGGCCGCATCGACCCCACCCAGGTCCGAGCGGTCGGGCGGATGGGCTTCCCGTATTTCGTCGCCGCGGGTGCGGACTCCCTCTTCCACCAGGAGCGTGTCGCCTACGCCGCGCTCGGCCGGGCCGACACGTCCGCCGACTGA
- a CDS encoding amidohydrolase family protein, translating to MTDLLIVGGDIVTMDSTRRVLTRATVAVSGDSIAALGTAEDLRARFPGAKEIDASGCVVIPGLVDAHQHTTVDPLVRSTIPDHISSQESIFDWIVPLHAHADGDDDELAATITAVECLSRGITTVLEPGTVAYPERVAAGLAAAGIRARVGGWGWDAEGVPFGAPADEVLSRQEDIVRSLPVTGPVTGWVTLVGHDLASDELFAGAASLAERLDTGLTWHVSPGPADVEAYAKRCGRRPVVHFGELGVLGPRLLLGHAVWLDDAEVDAILATRTAVAACPGAYLRLAQGYTRASRHAELVRRGGRVALGCDAHNAGDAPDVLLAAYLFAGLERDRDLPDPIRAEQAFALATIDGAEAIGLGERTGSLEVGKAADIVVLDTDDPAWMPRGDLARQLVWGHVSRTVRDVLVDGRVVVRDRRPTGIDLAAVAEAAAERSAALLRRAGLTPRPTWPAEPAGTP from the coding sequence ATGACCGACCTGCTGATCGTGGGCGGCGACATCGTCACCATGGACTCCACGCGGAGGGTTCTCACCCGGGCGACGGTCGCCGTGTCCGGGGACAGCATCGCCGCGCTCGGCACGGCCGAGGACCTGCGGGCCCGCTTCCCGGGTGCCAAGGAGATCGACGCGTCGGGCTGTGTCGTCATCCCGGGCCTCGTCGACGCCCACCAGCACACGACCGTCGACCCCCTTGTACGCAGCACGATCCCGGATCACATCAGCTCGCAGGAGTCGATCTTCGACTGGATCGTCCCGCTGCACGCCCACGCCGACGGCGACGACGACGAACTGGCCGCGACCATCACCGCCGTCGAGTGCCTGTCCCGGGGCATCACCACGGTGTTGGAGCCGGGCACGGTGGCTTATCCGGAGCGGGTCGCCGCAGGGCTGGCCGCCGCGGGGATCCGCGCGCGGGTCGGCGGCTGGGGCTGGGACGCGGAGGGCGTGCCGTTCGGCGCGCCCGCCGACGAGGTGCTCTCCAGGCAGGAGGACATCGTCCGGTCCCTGCCGGTCACCGGGCCGGTCACCGGGTGGGTGACGCTGGTGGGCCACGACCTCGCCAGCGACGAGCTCTTCGCCGGAGCGGCGAGCCTGGCCGAGCGGCTCGACACCGGGCTGACCTGGCACGTCTCGCCGGGACCCGCCGACGTCGAGGCCTACGCCAAGCGCTGCGGGCGCCGGCCGGTGGTCCACTTCGGCGAGCTGGGAGTACTCGGCCCGCGCCTGCTGCTGGGGCACGCCGTGTGGCTCGACGACGCGGAGGTCGACGCCATCCTCGCCACCCGCACCGCGGTCGCCGCCTGCCCGGGGGCCTACCTGCGTCTCGCCCAGGGATATACCCGCGCCTCGCGCCACGCCGAGCTGGTGCGCCGGGGCGGCCGGGTGGCACTGGGCTGCGACGCCCACAACGCCGGCGACGCCCCGGACGTCCTCCTGGCCGCCTACCTGTTCGCCGGCCTCGAACGCGACCGCGATCTGCCCGACCCGATCCGCGCCGAGCAGGCATTCGCGCTCGCGACAATCGACGGGGCCGAGGCGATCGGTCTCGGGGAGCGGACCGGCTCCCTCGAGGTCGGCAAGGCCGCCGACATCGTCGTACTCGACACCGACGATCCCGCCTGGATGCCCCGCGGCGACCTCGCCCGCCAGCTCGTCTGGGGCCACGTGTCGCGCACCGTCCGTGACGTGCTGGTCGACGGCCGCGTGGTCGTCCGCGACCGGCGGCCGACCGGCATCGACCTCGCCGCCGTCGCCGAGGCCGCCGCCGAGCGATCCGCCGCCCTCCTGCGGCGCGCCGGTCTCACGCCCCGCCCGACCTGGCCTGCGGAGCCGGCGGGCACCCCGTAA
- a CDS encoding zinc-binding dehydrogenase, with translation MVQTDFGGTEVVSLRQVPESVCGARDVVVEVAYCGLNRLDLLQRKGPGLIPGFSLPHVPGMDFAGTVVATGSSVTSIVPGDRVIADPTQGCGSCSRCSVGDRAYCVSPRVLGGNTPGALSEYVLASAESIVRVPEILPLAAAVTLPTAFATAWHAVHAVGALDAGETLVVHAAASPVSLAAIALAKRAGASVVAFAGSDAKLAAARAAGADLALRNDEPDLAKAVTAFTDGAGAALVLDHVGTDTWRTSLDCLGIRGRLVLLGNTSGDQVSFSLQEVFHRGLKLLGAGGYTSADFVAATAACFADGLHLPTAARFPLEDLADAWDVLGARDTIGKVVIAP, from the coding sequence ATGGTGCAGACCGATTTCGGGGGAACCGAAGTCGTGTCCCTGCGGCAGGTCCCGGAGTCGGTATGCGGTGCGCGCGACGTCGTCGTCGAGGTCGCGTACTGCGGGCTGAACCGCCTGGACCTGCTGCAGCGCAAAGGGCCGGGCCTGATCCCCGGCTTCAGCCTTCCGCACGTGCCGGGCATGGACTTCGCCGGAACGGTGGTGGCGACCGGATCCTCGGTGACCTCCATCGTCCCAGGTGACCGGGTCATCGCCGATCCCACCCAGGGCTGCGGCAGCTGCTCGCGCTGCTCGGTGGGCGATCGTGCGTACTGCGTCAGCCCGCGCGTCCTCGGCGGGAACACCCCGGGCGCGCTCTCCGAATACGTGCTGGCGTCCGCCGAATCGATCGTCCGGGTCCCCGAGATCCTCCCGCTCGCCGCGGCTGTCACCCTGCCCACCGCCTTCGCCACGGCGTGGCACGCGGTGCACGCCGTCGGGGCACTGGACGCCGGTGAGACCCTCGTCGTGCACGCGGCCGCGAGTCCCGTCAGCCTGGCGGCCATCGCGCTGGCCAAGCGGGCCGGTGCCTCGGTCGTCGCCTTCGCGGGCAGCGACGCGAAGCTGGCCGCGGCCCGCGCGGCCGGCGCGGACCTGGCGCTGCGCAACGACGAACCGGACCTGGCCAAAGCGGTGACTGCCTTCACCGACGGCGCCGGCGCGGCGCTGGTTCTGGACCACGTCGGTACCGACACCTGGCGCACCTCACTGGACTGCCTCGGCATCCGCGGGCGTCTGGTGCTGCTGGGCAACACGAGCGGCGACCAGGTGTCGTTCTCGCTCCAGGAGGTCTTCCACCGCGGCCTGAAACTGCTGGGCGCCGGCGGCTACACCTCGGCCGACTTCGTCGCCGCCACGGCAGCCTGCTTCGCCGACGGCCTGCACCTGCCCACCGCCGCCCGGTTCCCGCTCGAGGATCTCGCCGACGCCTGGGACGTACTCGGCGCCCGCGACACCATCGGAAAGGTCGTGATCGCGCCATGA
- a CDS encoding helix-turn-helix domain-containing protein yields the protein MGTIAEARSGPARDGWGPDAEPAVLERELTEAVLAGAARSDVLRALARATGRQVRLLSAEGVPLATTDGGAGVPNTVADSVLAGVAGPLVDTLDGLCATALPVRAGTTVGGVLLTVGPGDPRVRALAGAAVTALLIDAVRGGDSPAEVSPLHTPADVVAVLRSGTVSPSVCSAAARLGIDLQRPPAGAVLHYSGSRLRAWSTALAWLEHPVRQEARTAWTVVPGEAVLARLQSRLRLMTGDESAGDHVVAASGSYPDSTVGLARSFTEAERLLGLARMRRVPLLTFGRCGVVQVLLPLPPAELEAYAEAHLGPIRQRPELMATLRAWLAERGSRQSVSEQLHLHRNSVGYRVRQIKNLLGTDPLLPAASAQLHLALAALDLLAADDRRLRGDDEPVPAGH from the coding sequence ATGGGAACCATCGCCGAGGCGCGGTCCGGGCCGGCCCGGGACGGATGGGGGCCGGACGCCGAACCTGCCGTGCTGGAGCGGGAACTGACCGAAGCCGTGCTCGCCGGCGCCGCGCGCTCGGACGTGCTCCGCGCGCTTGCGCGGGCGACCGGCCGGCAGGTGCGCCTGCTGTCCGCAGAGGGCGTGCCGCTGGCGACCACCGACGGCGGCGCGGGAGTGCCGAACACGGTGGCGGACAGCGTGCTCGCCGGCGTGGCCGGACCGTTGGTCGACACGCTCGACGGGCTGTGCGCCACGGCGCTGCCCGTGCGTGCGGGGACCACAGTGGGCGGTGTGCTGCTGACCGTCGGTCCCGGTGACCCGCGCGTGCGGGCGCTGGCCGGTGCCGCCGTCACCGCGCTCCTCATCGACGCCGTGCGCGGAGGGGACAGCCCTGCCGAGGTCTCGCCGCTGCACACACCGGCCGACGTCGTCGCCGTACTGCGGTCCGGGACGGTGAGCCCCTCGGTGTGCTCGGCGGCCGCGCGACTGGGGATCGACCTGCAGCGACCGCCGGCCGGTGCCGTACTGCACTACAGCGGCTCCCGCCTGCGGGCCTGGTCCACCGCCCTCGCCTGGCTGGAGCATCCTGTGCGGCAGGAGGCGCGCACGGCGTGGACGGTGGTGCCGGGCGAGGCCGTGCTCGCCCGCCTGCAAAGCAGGCTGCGCCTCATGACCGGCGACGAGTCCGCCGGTGACCACGTCGTCGCGGCGAGCGGCTCCTATCCCGACTCGACCGTAGGTCTGGCCCGGTCCTTCACCGAGGCCGAACGGCTGCTCGGCCTGGCCCGGATGCGGCGCGTCCCGCTGCTCACCTTCGGCCGCTGCGGAGTGGTCCAGGTGCTGTTGCCCCTCCCACCCGCGGAGCTCGAGGCGTACGCCGAGGCGCACCTCGGGCCGATCCGGCAGCGTCCGGAGCTGATGGCGACGCTCCGTGCCTGGCTGGCCGAGAGGGGCAGTCGGCAGAGCGTCTCCGAACAGCTCCATCTCCACCGCAACTCGGTGGGCTACCGGGTTCGCCAGATCAAGAACCTCCTCGGCACGGATCCCCTGCTTCCCGCCGCCTCGGCGCAGTTGCACCTGGCGCTCGCGGCGCTCGACCTGCTCGCCGCCGACGACCGGCGGCTGCGTGGCGACGACGAGCCGGTTCCAGCGGGACACTGA
- a CDS encoding aldehyde dehydrogenase family protein, protein MAAVDFPSSQQFIDGEWVAARDGGTLDIVDPATRQVITKVALSGGADVDDAVAAARRASPAWAATNPSERGALIRRWADLILADVEALAAVEARDVGKPLSGGRTNIYIAHDIINYFAGAADKLTGVTLPTRSPDYLGYTVPEPYGVCAVVIPWNVPAVLTAANVAPALAAGNTVVLKPSEIAPLAPFALAELARRAGFPPGVINVVAGGPEAGAALTSHPGVDHISFVGSTATGRAIMTAAAQNLVPVKLELGGKSPNVLFADADLDTAIEAVVASITENAGQNCYAGSRLLVEASVHDEVVERVAAAMAAIKTGPWEADLDMGPLVSAAQFARVSGFLEDAPREGARLVTGGAPTGDGWFVQPTVYDRVDAGMRVAREEVFGPVLAVQSFRDTAEATELMNATDFGLLACIWTNDVSRALRLAKDVRSGQVAVNQFHDAGVIGFPFNMQKDSGFSRGGGYAALREYTQEKGVAIRLLAR, encoded by the coding sequence ATGGCGGCTGTTGACTTCCCTTCCTCCCAGCAATTCATCGACGGCGAGTGGGTCGCGGCCCGCGACGGCGGCACCCTGGACATCGTCGATCCGGCCACCCGACAGGTGATCACCAAGGTGGCGCTCTCGGGCGGAGCCGATGTCGACGACGCGGTCGCCGCGGCGCGCCGCGCCTCCCCTGCCTGGGCGGCGACCAACCCCAGCGAGCGCGGGGCACTGATCCGGCGCTGGGCCGACCTGATCCTCGCCGACGTCGAGGCGCTGGCGGCCGTCGAGGCGAGGGACGTGGGCAAGCCGCTGTCCGGGGGCCGGACGAACATCTACATCGCCCACGACATCATCAACTACTTCGCGGGCGCGGCCGACAAGCTCACCGGGGTCACGCTGCCGACCCGCAGCCCCGACTACCTGGGCTACACGGTTCCGGAGCCGTACGGCGTGTGCGCCGTCGTCATCCCGTGGAACGTGCCCGCCGTGCTCACCGCCGCGAACGTCGCGCCGGCGCTCGCCGCGGGCAACACGGTCGTCCTCAAGCCGTCGGAGATCGCGCCGCTGGCCCCCTTCGCCCTCGCCGAACTCGCCCGCCGCGCCGGCTTCCCGCCCGGGGTGATCAACGTCGTCGCGGGCGGCCCCGAAGCGGGCGCCGCGCTGACCTCGCACCCGGGCGTCGACCACATCAGCTTCGTCGGCTCCACCGCCACCGGACGGGCGATCATGACGGCCGCCGCGCAGAACCTCGTACCGGTGAAGCTCGAACTCGGCGGCAAGTCGCCGAACGTGCTGTTCGCCGACGCCGACCTCGACACGGCGATCGAGGCGGTCGTCGCCTCGATCACCGAGAACGCGGGGCAGAACTGCTACGCCGGTTCCCGGCTGCTCGTCGAGGCCTCGGTGCACGACGAGGTCGTGGAACGGGTCGCCGCCGCCATGGCCGCGATCAAGACCGGGCCCTGGGAAGCCGACCTGGACATGGGGCCGCTGGTCAGCGCCGCGCAGTTCGCCCGCGTCAGCGGCTTCCTCGAGGACGCGCCTCGCGAGGGCGCGCGGCTGGTCACCGGTGGCGCGCCCACCGGCGACGGGTGGTTCGTCCAGCCGACCGTGTACGACCGTGTGGACGCGGGCATGCGCGTCGCCCGCGAGGAGGTCTTCGGCCCGGTCCTCGCCGTACAGTCGTTCCGCGACACGGCCGAGGCGACCGAACTGATGAACGCGACGGACTTCGGCCTGCTGGCCTGCATCTGGACCAACGACGTCTCCCGGGCACTGCGCCTGGCGAAGGACGTCCGCTCCGGGCAGGTGGCGGTCAACCAGTTCCACGACGCGGGAGTGATCGGCTTCCCGTTCAACATGCAGAAGGACAGCGGCTTCAGCCGGGGCGGCGGGTACGCGGCGCTGCGCGAGTACACCCAGGAGAAGGGCGTGGCCATCCGGCTGCTGGCCCGCTGA